DNA sequence from the Amycolatopsis sp. Hca4 genome:
CAGGCCGAACACCTCACCGGGGTGGATTTCCAGGTCCACGCCGTCCACCGCGCGGGTCGCGCCGAACGAGTGGCTCAGGCCGGTGCAGCGCACCGCTGCGGGTTCGGTCATGGCTGCTCCTTCAGGATGCCCATGAGTTTTTCGAGGGCGGGCAACGCCTGCTCGATCGCGGCGGTGTCCTCTTCGGACAGCCGGGTGAGGGCGTCGGCGACGAGCCCGGTGCGGGCGCGGCGCCAGGCCGCCATCCGGTCGGCGGCCGCGGCGGTGATCTCCAGCCGGATCGCGCGCCGGTCGGCGGGATCGGCTTCGCGGCGCACCAAGCCCGCTTCGGCGAGCTGGTTGACCAGCGTGCTGACGGAGTTGTTCGCCAGGTGCAGCTCACGAGCGGCGGCGGCGACCCCGATGCCGGGGTGATCGGCCACGACCCGCAGCAGCTCGACCTGGGCGCCGGGCAGCGGGGCGCCCGGTACGTCGGCCCGGATCCGGCGGCGCACCACCCGGCGTACCCCCAGGACGGCACCCAGCAGCCGGTCGGCGAGTTCGGTCATGCTTCCGAAGGTAGCTCTGACCCAGAACTATTAGCAACGCTAAATGTCCGGTTGATGACGAAAGTGAAGAATCAGCCGCGAGCCGCTTCGGCGAGGGCCAGGTCGAGCAGGCCGGGGAAGCGGGCGTCGAACTCTTC
Encoded proteins:
- a CDS encoding MarR family winged helix-turn-helix transcriptional regulator, which encodes MTELADRLLGAVLGVRRVVRRRIRADVPGAPLPGAQVELLRVVADHPGIGVAAAARELHLANNSVSTLVNQLAEAGLVRREADPADRRAIRLEITAAAADRMAAWRRARTGLVADALTRLSEEDTAAIEQALPALEKLMGILKEQP